In Micromonospora sp. WMMA1363, a genomic segment contains:
- a CDS encoding HAD family hydrolase — protein sequence MRGVTRRYGQVLVFDADDTLWENNVVFERVVDDFLTWVDHPTLDRAEIRAILADVERANAAAHGYGSRVFLRSLGECFEHLRERPATDTERRGIEELATALVEHRVELMPGVAEALVDLAGRHELLLLTKGEREEQQRKLDASDLLHHFTAAHIVPEKNADTYRWLANAHGFDPSRGWMIGNSPRSDILPARAAGMNAVFIPNENTWVLEHDELDRGDEGVLHLAVFPDLLRHF from the coding sequence ATGCGGGGCGTGACGCGCCGGTATGGTCAGGTGCTGGTCTTCGACGCCGACGACACGCTGTGGGAGAACAATGTCGTGTTCGAGCGGGTCGTCGACGACTTTCTGACGTGGGTGGACCACCCGACCCTGGACCGGGCCGAGATCCGCGCCATCCTCGCCGACGTCGAGCGCGCCAACGCGGCCGCGCACGGCTACGGCAGCAGGGTCTTTCTGCGCAGCCTGGGGGAGTGCTTCGAGCACCTGCGGGAGCGCCCGGCCACCGACACCGAGCGGCGCGGGATCGAGGAACTGGCGACCGCGCTGGTCGAGCACCGGGTGGAGCTGATGCCGGGCGTGGCCGAGGCGCTGGTCGACCTGGCCGGCCGGCACGAGCTGCTGCTGCTCACCAAGGGCGAGCGGGAGGAGCAGCAGCGCAAGCTCGACGCGTCCGACCTGCTGCACCACTTCACGGCGGCACACATCGTGCCGGAGAAGAATGCCGACACCTATCGGTGGCTGGCGAACGCGCACGGCTTCGACCCGTCCCGCGGGTGGATGATCGGCAACTCGCCGAGGTCGGACATCCTGCCGGCCCGTGCCGCCGGGATGAACGCCGTGTTCATTCCCAACGAGAACACCTGGGTGCTCGAGCACGACGAGTTGGATCGGGGTGACGAGGGTGTCTTGCACCTCGCCGTCTTCCCGGACCTGCTCCGGCACTTCTGA
- a CDS encoding VOC family protein — MASVKQFQVTFDCAEPERVARFWCEVLGYVVPPPPEGFASWDDFDRALPPERQGSEFACVDPSGVGPRLFFQRVPEGKVVKNRLHLDVRVGTGLVGEERVAALEAECARLVPLGAVRVRLLRADGVNESCLVMQDVEGNEFCLD; from the coding sequence GTGGCGTCGGTCAAGCAGTTCCAGGTTACCTTCGACTGTGCGGAGCCCGAGCGCGTCGCGCGTTTCTGGTGCGAGGTGTTGGGATACGTCGTGCCGCCGCCACCGGAGGGGTTTGCTAGTTGGGACGATTTCGATCGAGCGTTGCCGCCTGAGCGTCAGGGTTCGGAGTTCGCGTGCGTTGATCCCTCAGGTGTGGGCCCGCGACTGTTCTTCCAGCGCGTTCCCGAAGGGAAGGTCGTCAAGAATCGGCTGCATCTTGACGTGCGGGTCGGCACCGGGCTCGTGGGTGAGGAGCGTGTGGCCGCACTTGAGGCCGAGTGCGCACGGCTGGTCCCGCTCGGCGCGGTACGCGTGCGACTACTGCGTGCCGATGGCGTCAACGAGTCGTGCCTCGTGATGCAGGACGTCGAGGGCAACGAGTTCTGCCTCGACTGA
- the wrbA gene encoding NAD(P)H:quinone oxidoreductase: MAAKTKVVVIYYSATGITYQLAKAVCEAAGDAGAEVRLRKVRELAPDEAIRSNSGWHAHHLETQEVPEAQPDDLDWADVVILGSPTRYGLVAAQLKQFIDTTGPLWAKGVLANKVYSAFTSTATSHGGQETTLTSLFSVFYHWGGIVVTPGYTDPSQFVAGNPYGASHTSNNGEIAPDSNALGAAALTARRAVQIGTALKAGMAA; the protein is encoded by the coding sequence ATGGCTGCCAAGACCAAGGTCGTGGTGATCTATTACAGCGCCACCGGTATCACCTACCAGTTGGCCAAGGCAGTGTGCGAGGCCGCCGGCGACGCCGGTGCCGAGGTGCGGCTGCGTAAGGTACGGGAGTTGGCGCCGGACGAGGCGATCCGCTCCAACTCCGGCTGGCATGCGCACCACCTGGAGACCCAGGAGGTGCCGGAAGCCCAGCCTGACGACCTCGACTGGGCGGACGTGGTGATCCTCGGGTCGCCCACCCGGTACGGCCTGGTCGCCGCCCAGCTCAAGCAGTTCATCGACACCACCGGCCCGCTGTGGGCGAAGGGCGTGCTGGCCAACAAGGTCTACTCGGCCTTCACGTCGACCGCGACCTCCCACGGCGGGCAGGAGACCACCCTGACCTCGCTGTTCTCGGTCTTCTACCACTGGGGCGGGATCGTGGTCACCCCCGGCTACACGGACCCGAGCCAGTTCGTCGCCGGCAACCCGTACGGCGCGTCGCACACCAGCAACAACGGTGAGATCGCCCCGGACAGCAACGCCCTGGGCGCGGCGGCGCTCACCGCCCGGCGGGCGGTGCAGATCGGCACCGCGCTGAAGGCGGGCATGGCCGCCTAG